The Watersipora subatra chromosome 1, tzWatSuba1.1, whole genome shotgun sequence genome has a window encoding:
- the LOC137402663 gene encoding methionine-R-sulfoxide reductase B1-A-like gives MSFCSWGNAEKFKDFFNTGKYVCVRCGHDLFSSASKYKHSSPWPAFHETLREDSLHKRPETETAFKVSCGNCKHPLGHEFIKDGPKGKSRFUIFSDSMKFVAA, from the exons atGTCGTTTTGCAGTTGGGGCAACGCTGAAAAGTTCAAAGATTTTTTCAACACAG GTAAATACGTTTGTGTAAGATGCGGCCATGACTTATTCTCAAGCGCTTCTAAGTATAAACACTCGTCACCTTGGCCGGCGTTCCATGAGACTCTTAGAGAAGACAGTCTACATAAAAGGCCTGAGACAGAGACAGCATTCAAA GTTTCGTGTGGTAATTGCAAGCACCCTCTTGGACACGAGTTCATAAAAGATGGTCCAAAGGGCAAGTCGCGCTTCTGAATATTCAGTGACTCCATGAAGTTTGTCGCAG CATAA
- the LOC137385281 gene encoding uncharacterized protein produces the protein MADEETQEERATKEQEDKSGSQEKTDGEGDPKKKFFEEELRRLQKSLKAESENIHAPPVQEYVPYCFNTLAPYYNTTTAEHVIIKTGDNGKLKNSTQQYATRNTAIGLVDPWVSNKMDATPGQPIKIKKPQPFRQSPKKEKKVGEGSTMIPAFPTIDMDTPDLASRKLDYSDVPMLRKELREKYSSQGKAKIDSDYERTKVDFYRMELHRLGDVHPMNRENMKSAYFAYLQNTPGSKKAVKECLEQIEAEKDDKTDETKEEQEEAKKEEAVTEQEEAKKEETVEE, from the exons ATGGCAGATGAAGAAACCCAAGAAGAAAGAGCTACAAAAGAACAG GAAGACAAGTCGGGAAGTCAAGAGAAAACAGATG GTGAGGGTGACCCTAAGAAAAAATTCTTTGAAGAAGAGCTGCGAAGGTTACAAAAGAGCCTGAAAGCCGAATCAGAAAATATTCACGCTCCTCCAGT GCAAGAGTATGTTCCATATTGTTTCAACACACTCGCGCCTTATTACAATACGACTACAGCTGAACACGTAATAATAAAGACAGGAGACAATGGCAAG CTAAAAAACTCAACTCAACAGTATGCCACGAGAAACACAGCAATAGGTCTGGTTGATCCCTGGGTGAGCAACAAGATGGATGCCACACCGGGACAgcctattaaaataaaaaagcctCAGCCATTTCGTCAAAG TcctaaaaaagaaaagaaagtaGGTGAAGGAAGCACAATGATTCCAGCATTCCCTACCATAGACATGGATACACCAGACCTCGCTAGCAGAAAGCTTGATTACAGCGATGTACCAATGTTACG GAAAGAGCTCAGAGAAAAGTACAGCTCACAAGGAAAAGCGAAGATAGACAGCGATTACGAACGTACCAAAGTCGACTTTTACAGAATGGAGTTGCACAGACTAGGAGATGTCCACCCAATGAATCGAGAGAACATGAAGTCTGCGTACTTCGCCTACCTCCAGAACACTCCCGGCTCGAAGAAGGCTGTCAAAGAGTGCCTTGAACAAATAGAAGCAGAAAAAGATGATAAAACTGATGAAACAAAAGAAGAACAAGAGGAAGCGAAGAAAGAAGAAGCTGTCACTGAACAGGAAGAAGCAAAGAAAGAAGAAACTGTAGAAGAGTGA